In Brevibacillus brevis, a genomic segment contains:
- a CDS encoding Crp/Fnr family transcriptional regulator: MNANVSDKRLLEVFPCLRAVSPREWAEAQQEVRTFSAKSRLFQREEARSYGMFLLSGRARISQIGEDGSERVVNKLLPGEICALLVLSGLSGRDYPAMIEAETEVVALFVSKRSFLRWVQEYEPIRSAVFGSLLEGMMRMGEQMQARQSKPLNIRLAEALLGFTSEQQPLLRMTHGALAAEIGTAREVVSRALQRFQRQGWVETGRGWVRITRRKELEELFGD; this comes from the coding sequence ATGAATGCTAATGTCTCAGACAAGAGGCTGCTGGAGGTTTTCCCGTGTTTGCGGGCGGTTTCCCCCAGGGAATGGGCGGAAGCTCAGCAGGAAGTGCGGACATTTTCCGCCAAATCGCGTCTTTTCCAGAGGGAGGAAGCCAGATCCTACGGCATGTTTTTGCTGAGCGGCAGAGCCCGCATCAGCCAAATCGGGGAGGACGGGAGCGAGAGGGTCGTCAATAAACTCCTTCCTGGTGAAATATGCGCTCTCCTTGTGTTAAGCGGACTGAGCGGACGTGACTACCCCGCCATGATTGAGGCCGAGACGGAAGTAGTAGCGCTGTTTGTGTCCAAACGCAGCTTCCTGCGCTGGGTGCAGGAATACGAGCCAATCCGTAGCGCTGTATTCGGCAGCCTCCTTGAGGGGATGATGCGGATGGGTGAACAGATGCAAGCGAGGCAGAGCAAACCGCTGAACATACGGCTGGCAGAAGCCCTGCTCGGTTTCACGTCGGAGCAGCAGCCACTGCTGCGAATGACGCATGGTGCGCTCGCTGCAGAGATCGGTACCGCCCGTGAAGTCGTGAGCCGTGCGCTGCAACGCTTTCAGCGTCAGGGGTGGGTGGAGACGGGACGCGGGTGGGTACGGATCACCCGCCGCAAAGAACTGGAGGAGCTATTTGGTGACTAG
- a CDS encoding C40 family peptidase, which produces MKVHKGLIGVLMGLTLGFTTIVAPLPGDQNVAHAAWTQSKADKVISTGKKYLGTPYKFGASSGTTRVFDCSSFTQRVFKVAVGKSLPRTSREQAKKGIAVSKNNLKKGDLIFFKANKTTKSKRITHVAIYAGNNKILHTYGAPGVTFSTFKGTSWEKRFVTARRML; this is translated from the coding sequence ATGAAAGTACATAAGGGATTAATCGGGGTCTTGATGGGATTGACACTGGGATTCACCACCATCGTGGCGCCGCTTCCAGGAGATCAAAATGTGGCTCACGCAGCCTGGACGCAGTCGAAAGCGGACAAAGTCATCAGCACCGGGAAAAAGTACTTAGGCACTCCATATAAATTCGGAGCAAGCAGCGGCACGACCAGAGTATTCGACTGCTCTTCCTTCACCCAACGGGTATTCAAAGTGGCGGTCGGCAAATCGTTGCCGCGCACATCCCGCGAGCAAGCGAAAAAAGGGATCGCTGTATCCAAGAACAACTTGAAAAAGGGTGACTTGATCTTCTTCAAGGCGAACAAGACCACGAAGAGCAAGCGCATTACGCACGTCGCCATCTATGCGGGCAACAACAAAATTCTGCATACGTACGGGGCGCCTGGGGTGACCTTCTCGACATTCAAAGGGACGTCCTGGGAAAAACGGTTTGTCACTGCACGCCGTATGCTGTAA
- the trmB gene encoding tRNA (guanosine(46)-N7)-methyltransferase TrmB, whose translation MRLRNIPGAESALREYPTFVDNPASFKGRWKERFGNDHPIHVEIGCGKGRFINTLAERHPDVNFIAVELKAEVVLRAVQRTEYREIPNLAFVQFNAAELTELFGDHEISRLYLNFSDPWPKTRHAKRRLTYASFLRTYRQVLALDGEIHMKTDNEKLFEFSLNQFAGERFQLRNITFDLHQSKLAADNVMTEYEERFSSRGQRIYRVEAHCRFSSTDES comes from the coding sequence ATGCGACTGCGCAACATACCAGGTGCCGAATCGGCCCTGCGCGAATACCCGACATTCGTAGACAATCCCGCATCCTTCAAGGGGCGGTGGAAAGAGCGCTTCGGCAACGATCACCCGATCCACGTGGAGATTGGCTGCGGAAAAGGGCGCTTCATTAATACACTGGCAGAGCGTCACCCTGACGTGAACTTCATCGCGGTGGAGCTAAAGGCGGAGGTCGTCCTCAGAGCCGTTCAGCGCACCGAATACCGCGAGATTCCCAATCTGGCTTTCGTCCAGTTCAACGCTGCCGAATTGACGGAACTGTTCGGCGACCACGAAATCAGCCGGCTGTACCTCAACTTCAGCGACCCGTGGCCAAAGACGCGCCATGCCAAGCGCCGTCTGACCTACGCCAGCTTTTTGCGCACGTATCGCCAGGTGCTTGCTCTGGATGGGGAGATTCATATGAAGACAGACAACGAAAAGCTGTTCGAGTTCTCCCTGAACCAGTTTGCCGGCGAGCGATTCCAGCTGCGCAACATCACGTTCGACCTGCATCAGTCCAAGCTGGCGGCAGACAACGTGATGACGGAATACGAGGAGCGCTTTTCTTCCCGCGGCCAGCGCATTTATCGGGTAGAGGCCCATTGCCGTTTTTCGAGTACAGACGAGAGCTGA
- a CDS encoding response regulator — MNYAKQQEQAVRVLIIEDDLRIAEVNRRFVEKVSGYEVVGIAANMEEAKDQLELLQPDLVLLDIYFPDMNGLAFLTYIKEHHPDCDVIMLTAAKEVETVVDAIRYGVYDFITKPLIFSRLQETLRSYQEYQGKIRAWREEGETINQEEIDQLIRGKGMKAPKESKLVKGIDRITLEKISSFLMQAESATTDQVSKETGISRSTARRYLEYLVAMGEASADLSYGVVGRPERVYRSAGKS; from the coding sequence ATGAACTACGCGAAGCAGCAAGAGCAAGCCGTGCGGGTGCTGATCATAGAGGACGACCTGCGAATAGCCGAGGTAAACCGGCGCTTTGTGGAAAAAGTCAGCGGCTACGAAGTAGTGGGCATCGCCGCGAACATGGAGGAGGCAAAAGACCAGCTGGAGCTGCTGCAGCCCGATCTGGTGCTGCTTGACATCTACTTTCCCGACATGAACGGCCTTGCTTTTTTGACCTATATAAAGGAGCACCATCCTGACTGCGACGTCATCATGCTGACAGCGGCCAAGGAAGTGGAGACCGTAGTTGATGCGATCCGCTACGGCGTCTATGATTTCATCACGAAGCCGCTGATCTTCTCACGGCTGCAGGAGACGCTGCGCAGCTACCAGGAATATCAGGGAAAGATTCGCGCCTGGCGAGAAGAAGGAGAGACGATCAATCAGGAGGAAATCGACCAGCTCATACGCGGAAAAGGGATGAAAGCTCCCAAGGAGTCGAAGCTGGTCAAAGGGATCGACCGGATTACCCTGGAGAAGATCTCCTCTTTCCTGATGCAGGCGGAGTCGGCTACCACCGACCAGGTCAGCAAGGAGACGGGAATCAGCCGGTCGACGGCGAGACGGTATCTGGAATACCTCGTTGCGATGGGAGAGGCCAGCGCCGACTTGTCGTACGGCGTGGTCGGACGCCCGGAGCGCGTATACCGGAGCGCAGGCAAATCATAA
- a CDS encoding sensor histidine kinase, whose amino-acid sequence MRFHTKLMLMMGALLVCVIALLGISFEQMLDGALRKEIGTRALNTAKTIARMPEIKQAFSEPDPARLINPLMETIRLDTGAAFITVGNRQGIRYSHPDPEQIGKPMVGGDNEAVFAGHSIISETVGSLGPGLRGKTPIRDDLGNVIGVVSVGYLLEDIQETIELYRNRIIAIGAGILFLGMVGTLLLARNVKEAIFGLEPAQIGRMYQENQAVLSSIREGIVAVNTDGQITLANPTALELLGQTDSLERATEGEHATLVRSLRLKEVMETARAEFDQETFVGGKALVVNRVPILDKERRVMGAVASFRDRSELFRVTEELSRTKEYAEALRSQTHEYSNKLHLISALIQLESYQEAIELISAETNVHVKGAHLIMRNVPDPLIGGLLLGKVNQANERKISMVIEPESQLPVLPPTVDRTLLIVILGNLIDNAMEAVCDSQAHAREISVFLGQLGEWLIVEVEDRGPGIPEDHAELVFDRGFSTKKEHDHGYGLYLVKEAVEQLHGTVTHTGNPQGGTVFTVTIPMEEYSPAEQEGASR is encoded by the coding sequence GTGCGGTTTCACACCAAGCTCATGCTGATGATGGGAGCGCTCCTGGTGTGCGTGATTGCCCTGCTGGGGATCTCGTTCGAACAGATGCTGGACGGGGCCCTGCGCAAGGAAATCGGGACGAGGGCGCTCAACACGGCGAAGACGATTGCCCGGATGCCGGAAATCAAACAGGCGTTTTCGGAACCGGATCCTGCCCGTTTGATCAATCCGTTGATGGAAACAATCCGCCTGGATACGGGGGCAGCATTCATAACGGTCGGCAATCGCCAGGGAATCCGCTACTCCCATCCCGACCCGGAGCAGATCGGCAAGCCGATGGTCGGCGGGGATAACGAGGCCGTCTTTGCGGGGCACTCGATCATTTCGGAAACGGTTGGCTCCCTCGGTCCCGGGCTGCGCGGCAAGACGCCGATCCGGGACGACCTTGGAAACGTGATCGGGGTCGTTTCCGTCGGTTATTTGCTGGAGGACATCCAGGAGACGATCGAGCTGTATCGGAATCGGATCATCGCGATCGGAGCCGGCATCCTTTTTCTCGGGATGGTCGGGACGCTGCTGTTGGCGCGGAATGTGAAAGAAGCGATTTTTGGCCTGGAGCCTGCCCAGATCGGGAGGATGTACCAGGAAAATCAGGCGGTTCTCTCATCCATTCGGGAGGGGATTGTCGCGGTCAATACCGATGGACAGATCACGCTGGCGAACCCGACGGCCCTCGAGCTGCTGGGTCAAACGGACAGCCTGGAGCGGGCGACTGAGGGAGAACACGCCACTCTTGTGCGATCGCTTCGGCTGAAGGAAGTCATGGAAACAGCCAGAGCCGAGTTCGATCAGGAGACGTTTGTCGGCGGGAAGGCTCTCGTCGTCAACCGCGTGCCTATTCTGGACAAGGAGCGGCGGGTCATGGGAGCAGTGGCGAGCTTTCGCGACAGGTCCGAGCTGTTTCGAGTCACGGAGGAGCTCTCGCGTACCAAGGAATACGCGGAAGCGCTGCGCTCCCAGACCCACGAATACTCCAACAAGCTGCACCTGATTTCGGCCTTGATCCAGCTCGAATCGTACCAGGAAGCCATTGAACTCATCTCGGCGGAAACGAACGTCCATGTCAAGGGCGCCCATTTGATCATGCGCAACGTGCCTGATCCGCTCATCGGCGGACTGCTGCTCGGAAAAGTGAACCAGGCCAACGAGCGGAAAATATCCATGGTGATCGAACCGGAGAGCCAACTTCCAGTGCTTCCGCCCACCGTAGACCGGACGCTGTTGATCGTGATTTTGGGGAACCTGATCGACAATGCGATGGAAGCCGTCTGCGACTCACAGGCCCATGCCAGGGAAATTTCCGTTTTTTTGGGGCAGCTCGGAGAATGGCTGATCGTGGAAGTGGAGGATCGCGGTCCCGGGATCCCCGAGGACCATGCCGAGCTTGTGTTTGATCGCGGTTTCTCCACGAAGAAGGAACACGATCACGGCTACGGCCTTTATCTGGTAAAAGAGGCTGTCGAGCAGCTGCACGGGACGGTCACACATACCGGGAATCCGCAGGGCGGGACGGTTTTTACGGTGACGATCCCGATGGAGGAATATTCGCCAGCTGAGCAGGAAGGAGCGTCGAGATGA
- a CDS encoding citrate:proton symporter, with protein MLSWLGFIMIALFMYLIMSKRLSALVALIVVPVVFGLIGGFAGDIGDMMLTGIKQIAPTGIMLLFAILYFGIMMDAGLFEPLIGKILKLVKGDPLKVIVGTAILSSLVALDGDGTTTYMITVSAMLPLYQRLGIKPMILAVVPTLALGVMNMAPWGGPTARAMSVLNFDASQLFTPVIPAMAAGMAWVIFVAYMLGKRERKRLGVIELADSSSEAASEAAAAAETADDSLKRPRLIWFNLLLTVVLMVCLIMSLLPLPILFMLAFAIALLVNYPKMEAQKERISAHAGNALATVSMVFAAGIFTGILTETKMVDAMAGTIVSWLPDSLGSHMPVLVALTSMPFTYFMSNDAYYFGVVPILANAAAAYGVDPVEIGRASILGQPLHVLSPLFAAQYLLIGMVGVDYGESQRAIMKWAFGTSIVMIVVALLTGVLSL; from the coding sequence ATGCTGTCGTGGCTCGGATTTATCATGATTGCACTCTTTATGTACCTGATCATGTCCAAGCGGTTGTCCGCATTGGTAGCGCTGATCGTCGTGCCGGTCGTTTTCGGACTCATCGGCGGCTTTGCCGGCGACATCGGCGACATGATGCTGACCGGGATTAAGCAAATCGCTCCGACGGGAATTATGCTGCTCTTCGCGATTTTGTACTTTGGGATTATGATGGACGCAGGTTTGTTTGAACCGTTGATTGGCAAAATTCTGAAACTCGTCAAAGGCGATCCGCTGAAAGTGATCGTCGGTACGGCGATCCTGTCCAGTCTGGTGGCGCTGGATGGAGATGGGACGACGACGTATATGATTACGGTATCGGCGATGCTGCCGCTCTATCAGCGGTTGGGCATCAAGCCGATGATTCTGGCGGTGGTTCCGACGCTCGCTTTGGGCGTCATGAACATGGCACCGTGGGGCGGTCCGACTGCCCGTGCGATGAGCGTGCTGAACTTCGACGCCTCGCAGTTGTTCACGCCAGTGATACCGGCGATGGCCGCTGGAATGGCGTGGGTCATCTTCGTCGCCTATATGTTGGGCAAGCGGGAGAGAAAACGGTTGGGAGTGATCGAGTTGGCCGACTCCTCAAGCGAAGCCGCCTCGGAAGCCGCTGCTGCTGCGGAAACCGCCGACGACTCGCTGAAGCGTCCGCGATTGATCTGGTTCAACCTGCTGTTGACCGTCGTCCTGATGGTCTGCCTGATCATGAGCCTTCTCCCGTTGCCGATTTTGTTCATGCTCGCCTTCGCGATCGCTCTCCTGGTGAACTACCCCAAAATGGAGGCGCAAAAGGAAAGGATTTCGGCCCACGCCGGAAATGCGCTGGCTACAGTCTCGATGGTATTTGCGGCAGGGATCTTTACCGGCATTCTGACGGAGACGAAAATGGTCGATGCGATGGCAGGTACGATCGTCTCCTGGCTTCCCGATTCGCTCGGTTCGCACATGCCCGTTCTCGTGGCGTTGACGAGCATGCCGTTTACGTATTTCATGTCCAACGACGCATATTATTTCGGTGTCGTTCCGATTTTGGCCAATGCAGCCGCCGCCTATGGCGTCGATCCGGTGGAGATCGGGCGGGCATCCATTCTGGGTCAGCCGCTCCACGTTTTGAGCCCGTTGTTTGCGGCCCAGTATTTGCTGATCGGAATGGTCGGCGTCGACTACGGGGAAAGCCAAAGAGCGATCATGAAATGGGCGTTCGGGACTTCCATCGTCATGATCGTGGTCGCCTTGCTGACCGGAGTCCTTTCGTTGTAA
- a CDS encoding ABC transporter permease subunit, with protein MWPIMKITYREMLSKRIFAITVLMSLAFLVLFGVGTSYMAKEMQGSPGIAGDFQMQKSFFSVQLLGMGLYFGSFITALLAILSSVGSIASEVESHQIDTWLARSLPRSRYLLGKFGGLASMLVLYAILMFLGLLGINRFVGGGALAVDVGGGQVLAALGFFALMPVILVCVSLLLSSITTTVTGGIILIILYGISFIGGFIEQLGSILGEQTLINIGIVSSLLFPTDSLFRRTTIALFDTADDPISFASQGFFGSTSAPSDAMLVYTLIYGAAALWLAVRMFKRRDV; from the coding sequence ATGTGGCCCATCATGAAAATCACGTATAGGGAGATGCTCTCCAAGCGTATTTTTGCGATTACCGTACTGATGTCGCTGGCCTTTCTGGTGCTGTTTGGCGTCGGGACCTCCTACATGGCGAAAGAAATGCAGGGCTCGCCGGGAATCGCCGGCGATTTTCAGATGCAGAAAAGCTTTTTCTCCGTCCAGCTGCTGGGGATGGGCTTGTACTTCGGCTCTTTCATCACCGCTTTGCTCGCGATTCTGAGCAGTGTCGGCAGCATCGCTTCCGAAGTCGAGAGCCATCAGATCGATACGTGGCTGGCCCGCTCTCTCCCGCGCAGCCGCTATTTGCTCGGAAAGTTCGGCGGGCTTGCGAGCATGCTCGTCCTGTACGCCATCCTGATGTTTCTCGGCCTCCTGGGGATCAACCGATTTGTAGGAGGCGGCGCTCTGGCGGTCGATGTGGGGGGAGGACAAGTCTTGGCGGCACTCGGATTTTTTGCGCTGATGCCGGTCATCCTGGTCTGTGTCTCGCTCCTGCTCAGCAGCATCACGACGACGGTGACAGGCGGCATCATCCTCATCATTTTGTACGGGATCAGCTTCATCGGGGGCTTCATCGAACAGCTGGGATCGATCCTGGGGGAGCAGACCCTCATCAATATCGGGATTGTTTCGAGTCTGCTGTTTCCGACGGATTCGCTGTTCCGCCGGACAACCATCGCCCTGTTCGATACCGCGGACGATCCGATTTCGTTTGCCTCCCAAGGGTTTTTCGGAAGCACGTCGGCGCCGAGCGACGCCATGCTGGTCTACACGCTGATTTACGGAGCGGCAGCGCTGTGGCTGGCGGTGCGGATGTTCAAACGGCGGGATGTTTAA